In the Leptolyngbya sp. SIO1E4 genome, one interval contains:
- a CDS encoding DUF86 domain-containing protein — translation MQSNNRDVASVWDMTQAIQYIQTFTNDLTFDEYLNDIRTISAVERQFEVLGEAARRISNEFRQIHPTIDWQRIVGLRNIVAHRYDEVRQDILWTIIHSELAPLLAQLESILPPLPDESQT, via the coding sequence ATGCAGTCAAACAATCGTGATGTTGCTTCTGTTTGGGATATGACGCAAGCCATTCAATATATTCAAACATTTACGAATGATCTGACCTTTGATGAGTATCTCAACGATATTCGCACGATCAGTGCCGTTGAACGACAGTTTGAAGTTCTGGGCGAAGCGGCTCGTAGAATCTCCAATGAATTTCGACAAATCCATCCAACCATTGATTGGCAACGCATTGTTGGGTTACGCAATATTGTTGCCCATCGCTACGATGAAGTCAGACAAGATATTTTGTGGACAATAATTCACTCAGAGCTAGCTCCTCTCCTGGCTCAGTTAGAGTCAATACTTCCTCCCTTGCCCGATGAGTCACAAACTTAG
- a CDS encoding nucleotidyltransferase domain-containing protein, translated as MIANIGSPLNQRIPASSEQIVEFCRRWKITEFALFGSVLRDDFCPDSDIDVLLTFLPEQWLTWDDWQAMQTEIETLFKRKVDLVSKQYLKNPYRRHEILNTRQVIYAVKQS; from the coding sequence ATGATCGCTAACATTGGATCACCTCTAAATCAACGCATCCCAGCATCTTCTGAGCAGATTGTTGAGTTCTGCCGCCGCTGGAAAATCACCGAGTTTGCCCTCTTTGGTTCCGTCCTGCGGGATGACTTTTGCCCCGATAGCGACATTGACGTACTCCTGACCTTTTTGCCGGAACAGTGGTTAACCTGGGATGACTGGCAAGCCATGCAAACAGAAATTGAAACCTTGTTTAAGCGAAAAGTTGATTTGGTTAGTAAGCAATATCTAAAAAACCCCTACAGACGACACGAAATTTTGAATACTCGTCAGGTTATTTATGCAGTCAAACAATCGTGA